The proteins below come from a single Crossiella sp. CA-258035 genomic window:
- a CDS encoding NAD(P)/FAD-dependent oxidoreductase, which translates to MSAPSEHSRTEVDLLIVGAGPTGLFAAYYAGFRDLSTALVDSLPEPGGQVTAMYPEKMIFDVAGFPAVRGRDLIGALVEQAAQYKPNYLLNRKARTLSTVDGGGFDVGLADGSVIRAGAVLITAGLGEFRPRPLPVGEDWFGRGLSYFVPVLEVHRDQDVVVVGGGDSAFDWGLALHPIARSVTLVHRRAAFRAHQATVRQVRELGVPILTDAEVAAIRGGAGIEEVELSFKDGDHKVLPAQAVVAALGFTADLGPLETWGLELEKRTVLVDSTGRTNRDLVYAAGDVATYPGKVRLIATGFGEAATAVNNIAVALNPDAHLFPGHSSNMP; encoded by the coding sequence ATGAGCGCACCGTCCGAGCACAGCCGAACCGAGGTCGACCTGTTGATCGTCGGGGCCGGGCCCACCGGACTGTTCGCGGCTTACTACGCGGGCTTCCGGGACCTGTCCACCGCACTGGTGGACTCGCTGCCCGAACCGGGCGGCCAGGTCACCGCGATGTACCCGGAGAAGATGATTTTCGACGTCGCCGGGTTCCCCGCGGTCCGCGGGCGCGACCTGATCGGCGCGCTGGTCGAGCAGGCGGCCCAGTACAAACCGAACTACCTGTTGAACCGCAAGGCCCGCACACTGTCCACAGTGGACGGTGGCGGGTTCGACGTCGGCCTGGCCGACGGCAGCGTGATCCGCGCGGGGGCGGTCCTGATCACCGCGGGGCTGGGCGAGTTCCGGCCCCGGCCACTACCGGTGGGCGAGGACTGGTTCGGGCGCGGGCTGTCCTACTTCGTGCCCGTGCTGGAGGTGCACCGGGACCAGGACGTGGTGGTGGTCGGCGGCGGCGACTCCGCCTTCGACTGGGGGCTGGCCCTGCACCCGATCGCGCGCAGCGTCACCCTGGTGCACCGGCGGGCCGCCTTCCGCGCGCACCAGGCCACCGTCCGGCAGGTCCGCGAGCTGGGCGTGCCGATCCTGACCGACGCCGAGGTGGCCGCGATCCGCGGCGGCGCGGGCATCGAGGAGGTCGAACTGTCCTTCAAGGACGGCGACCACAAGGTGCTGCCCGCGCAGGCGGTGGTGGCCGCGCTCGGCTTCACCGCCGACCTCGGCCCGCTGGAGACCTGGGGCCTGGAACTGGAGAAGCGCACGGTCCTGGTGGACAGCACCGGCCGCACCAACCGCGATCTGGTCTATGCCGCAGGCGATGTGGCCACCTACCCCGGCAAGGTCCGGCTGATCGCCACCGGCTTCGGCGAGGCGGCCACCGCGGTGAACAACATCGCGGTCGCGCTCAACCCGGACGCGCACCTGTTCCCTGGCCACTCCAGCAACATGCCCTGA